In Lacerta agilis isolate rLacAgi1 chromosome 1, rLacAgi1.pri, whole genome shotgun sequence, the following proteins share a genomic window:
- the LOC117051720 gene encoding LOW QUALITY PROTEIN: hemojuvelin-like (The sequence of the model RefSeq protein was modified relative to this genomic sequence to represent the inferred CDS: deleted 2 bases in 1 codon), translating to MQDLALQLPVSGPPRRTWTTRSRRPLAATTLCAPTPAARAGRPVPAAGNLAYHSAVYGIEDLMIHNNCSREWAHFPAPAPQPPPDHQGFTSLDICDYEKSFARKHGRAPAYQHCAAFGDPHVRTFRDQFHTCRVEGSWPLLDNNYCLCRPPALPSLKGSNATAISKLTIIFKNMKECIDEKVYQAEIDNLPVSFVDGSVNGGARPGGSSLIIYERTPGRHVEIRAAHIGTTIAVRQAGRQLSFSIRAAEEVVLSFTDEQDLQLCVGGCPPSQRISRSKGGGSSGALEKARLLCKEKLPVEDVYFQACAFDVATSGDASFILAAHGALEDGKAYHPDIRKIHIFHTDRAMRPCSSPLLVFTLVILVCRMHFYW from the exons ATGCAAGATCTTGCGTTGCAACTCCCAGTATCTGGCCCGCCACGGAGAACCTGGACGACTCGGTCGCGACGGCCGCTCGCTGCGACGACGCTTTGCGCTCCTACTCCAGCTGCACGCGCCGGACGGCCCGTACCTGCCGCTGGGAACCTGGCGTACCACTCCGCTGTGTACGGCATCGAAGACCTCATGATCCATAACAACTGCTCCAGGGAATGGGCCCACTTCCCTGCCCCAGCC CCACAGCCCCCGCCCGACCACCAGGGCTTCACGTCCCTGGACATCTGCGACTACGAGAAGAGCTTTGCCCGCAAGCACGGGAGGGCCCCCGCGTACCAGCACTGCGCCGCCTTCGGGGACCCCCACGTGCGCACCTTCAGGGACCAGTTCCACACCTGCCGGGTGGAGGGTTCCTGGCCGCTCCTGGACAACAACTACTGTTTGTGCAGGCCACCAGCTCTCCCGTCGTTAAAGGGGTCAAACGCTACTGCCATcagcaag CTCACCATCATTTTTAAGAACATGAAGGAGTGCATCGATGAGAAGGTCTACCAAGCGGAAATAGACAACCTGCCAGTGTCTTTTGTGGATGGTTCGGTGAATGGCGGAGCGAGGCCCGGGGGGAGCAGCCTGATCATCTATGAGCGCACGCCGGGGAGGCATGTGGAGATCCGAGCAGCGCACATTGGCACCACCATTGCCGTGCGCCAGGCGGGCAGGCAGCTCTCCTTCTCCATCCGGGCGGCCGAGGAGGTAGTTCTCTCCTTCACGGACGAGCAAGATTTGCAGCTCTGCGTGGGAGGTTGCCCGCCCAGCCAGCGCATCTCTCGAAGCaagggcggcggcagcagcggtgCCCTCGAGAAGGCCCGTCTGCTGTGCAAGGAGAAGCTGCCCGTCGAGGACGTCTACTTCCAGGCTTGTGCCTTTGACGTGGCGACTTCGGGTGACGCCAGCTTCATTCTGGCTGCCCACGGGGCGCTGGAAGATGGCAAAGCGTACCACCCGGACATCAGGAAAATCCACATCTTCCACACCGACAGGGCCATGCGCCCCTGCAGCTCGCCCCTCCTCGTTTTCACGCTAGTCATTTTAGTCTGTCGCATGCACTTTTATTGGTGA